The Erythrolamprus reginae isolate rEryReg1 chromosome 3, rEryReg1.hap1, whole genome shotgun sequence genome contains a region encoding:
- the LOC139163876 gene encoding glutathione S-transferase Mu 1-like gives MTTILGYWDIRGLAHSIRLLLEYTGTPYEDKLYSCGEAPDYDKSKWISEKEKLGLDFPNLPYLIDGKTKLTQSNAILRYIARKHNLCGKTEEELIRVDMLENQVMDFRMGLVMICYNPDFEKLKPGYLEQLPGKLKLFSQFLGDRKWFAGDKITFVDFLMYDVLDQNRMFEPKCLDQFKNLQDFLSRFEALEKIAAYMSSSRFMKTPVNNKMAKWGNKKT, from the exons ATGACGACCATTCTGGGCTACTGGGACATTCGAGGG CTTGCCCATAGCATTCGATTGCTGCTTGAATACACTGGAACACCTTACGAAGATAAGTTATACAGCTGTGGAGAAG CTCCGGATTATGATAAAAGTAAATGGATCAGCGAAAAAGAAAAACTGGGACTGGACTTTCCTAAT CTTCCATACTTAATTGATGGCAAGACCAAATTGACGCAGAGTAATGCTATTCTCAGGTACATCGCACGCAAGCACAATCTTT GTGGCAAAACTGAGGAAGAACTTATCAGAGTGGACATGTTGGAGAATCAGGTGATGGATTTCCGTATGGGCTTGGTGATGATTTGCTACAATCCTGACTTT gAGAAACTCAAACCTGGATATTTGGAGCAGTTACCAGGGAAATTGAAACTCTTCTCCCAGTTTTTGGGGGATAGAAAGTGGTTTGCTGGGGATAAG ATCACATTTGTGGATTTTCTCATGTATGATGTACTTGATCAAAACCGCATGTTTGAACCCAAGTGTCTGGATCAATTCAAGAATCTTCAAGATTTTCTGAGCCGTTTTGAG GCCCTGGAGAAAATTGCTGCTTACATGAGTTCCAGCCGCTTTATGAAAACTCCAGTTAACAACAAGATGGCCAAATGGGGTAACAAGAAAACATAA